In Spinacia oleracea cultivar Varoflay chromosome 5, BTI_SOV_V1, whole genome shotgun sequence, a single window of DNA contains:
- the LOC110800167 gene encoding 3-oxoacyl-[acyl-carrier-protein] synthase I, chloroplastic — MQALLSPTLRPSPLDPIHRKPHSLSSISGPTKCKPPSRIAFAPRASSQVAVAPKRETDPKKRVVITGMGLVSVFGNDPDVFYQKLLDGVSGIGPIDRFDASKFPTRFAGQIRDFSSEGYIDGKNDRRLDDCLRYCIVAGKKALESADLAGDSLSKIDKIRAGVLVGTGMGGLTVFSDGVQALIEKGHRRITPFFIPYAITNMASALLAIDLGLMGPNYSISTACATSNYCFYAAANHIRRGEADLMIAGGTEAAILPIGLGGFVACRALSQRNDDPQTASRPWDQARDGFVMGEGSGVLVMESLEHAMKRGAPIIAEYLGGAVNCDAYHMTDPRADGLGVSSCIERSLEDAGVSPEEVNYINAHATSTIVGDLAEVNAVKKVFKNTSEIKMNATKSMIGHCLGAAGGMEAIATVKACTTGWLHPTINQFNPEPSVEFNTVPNEKQQHEVNVAISNSFGFGGHNSVVVFSAFKP; from the exons ATGCAAGCTCTTCTATCCCCTACCCTCCGCCCGTCCCCCCTCGACCCCATCCACCGCAAAccccattctctctcctctatttCCGGCCCCACAAAATGTAAACCCCCCAGCAGAATCGCCTTTGCTCCAAGAGCTTCCTCCCAGGTTGCTGTTGCGCCGAAGCGCGAAACGGACCCCAAAAAACGGGTTGTGATTACTGGCATGGGTCTTGTTTCTGTTTTTGGGAATGACCCTGATGTATTTTACCAGAAACTTCTTGATGGAGTTAGTGGGATTGGTCCCATTGATCGGTTTGATGCTTCAAAGTTTCCGACTCGCTTCGCCGGGCAGATCCGTGATTTCTCCTCTGAAGGGTATATTGATGGGAAGAATGACCGCCGTCTTGATGATTGTTTAAGGTATTGCATTGTTGCTGGAAAGAAAGCCCTTGAATCTGCTGATCTTGCTGGGGATAGTCTCTCTAAG ATTGACAAAATACGAGCAGGTGTGCTTGTGGGAACTGGGATGGGTGGGCTCACCGTTTTTTCTGATGGTGTCCAAGCTTTAATTGAGAAAGGTCACAGAAGAATAACTCCATTTTTCATTCCTTATGCCATAACTAACATGGCTTCTGCATTGCTCGCTATTGATCTCGGTTTGATGGGGCCTAACTATTCAATCTCCACTGCCTGTGCCACCTCAAATTATTGCTTTTATGCTGCTGCCAATCATATCCGTCGTGGAGAAGCTGACCTAATGATTGCTGGTGGAACTGAAGCTGCAATTCTTCCTATTGGCTTGGGAGGTTTTGTTGCTTGTAGAGCTTTGTCACAGAGAAATGATGATCCTCAGACAGCTTCAAGGCCATGGGACCAAGCCAGGGATGGCTTCGTAATGGGTGAAGGATCTGGTGTACTG GTAATGGAGAGCTTGGAGCATGCAATGAAAAGAGGTGCGCCGATTATTGCCGAGTATCTGGGAGGTGCAGTCAATTGTGATGCTTATCACATGACTGATCCAAGAGCTGATGGACTTGGTGTTTCTTCATGCATTGAGAGGAGTCTGGAAGATGCTGGTGTATCACCTGAAGAG GTCAATTACATAAATGCTCATGCTACTTCAACAATTGTTGGTGACTTAGCTGAGGTGAATGCGGTAAAGAAAGTGTTCAAAAACACATCTGAGATCAAGATGAATGCAACTAAG TCTATGATAGGGCATTGTCTTGGTGCTGCTGGTGGTATGGAAGCTATTGCCACAGTAAAAGCTTGCACAACAGGGTGGCTACATCCAACCATAAATCAATTT AACCCAGAACCATCAGTTGAGTTTAATACAGTTCCAAATGAAAAGCAACAGCATGAAGTGAACGTTG CTATTTCAAATTCGTTTGGGTTTGGTGGTCACAATTCAGTTGTGGTCTTCTCAGCCTTCAAGCCTTGA